The sequence below is a genomic window from Rhizobium gallicum bv. gallicum R602sp.
CGCCGATATTGACGCATGCATCGACCAGGCCAGGCGTTGCGACGAGACCGCTGCAGTCGCGAACCGTGGCACCCTCCGGCGCCCCCTGGTTCTGCGCATCCTTTCCGGCTGCCGCAATCATGCCGTCCTTGACGATGATCGTGCCGATCTCATCGAGATTGCGCGAAGGATCGATAATGCGAACATTCTTGAGAACGATCGAGTTCATCATGCCCGCGGCCCCCGGTTCTGAGACACAAGCAAAGTCTCCATCACCGCCATGCGCACCGCGACCCCCATTTCCACCTGTTCGGCAATCACGCTCTGCGGTCCATCCGCCACCTCGGATGAGATCTCCACCCCGCGGTTCATCGGCCCCGGATGCATCACCAGCGCGTCGTCCTTGGCAGCTTTCAGAGTTTCCGCATCAAGCCCATAGAAATGGAAATATTCCCGCACCGAAGGCACGAAGGCGCCGGACATCCGCTCGCGCTGGAGGCGCAGCATCATAACCACCTCGGCGTCCTTCAGCCCTTCCTTCATCGAGTGGAAGACCTCGACGCCCATCTCCGCGATGCCGGCTGGAAGCAGCGTCGCCGGTGCGACGACACGGACCCGCGCGCCCATGGCATTCAGAAGCAGGATGTTCGAGCGCGCCACCCGCGAATGGAGCACGTCGCCGCAGATCGCCACGATGATGCGCGACAGCCTGCCCTTGGCGCGGCGGATCGTCAGCGCGTCGAGCAGCGCTTGCGTCGGATGCTCGTGCTGGCCGTCGCCGGCATTGACCACCGAGCAGGAGACCTTTTGCGCCAGGAGTGCGGCGGCACCGGCGCTCGAATGGCGGATCACCAGCACGTCCGGGCGCATCGCATTCAGCGTCATCGCCGTATCGATCAGCGTTTCGCCCTTCTTCACCGAGGAATTGCCGACCGACATATTCATGACGTCGGCGCCAAGGCGCTTTCCGGCGAGTTCGAAGGAGGCTTGCGTCCGTGTCGAGGCTTCGAAGAAGAGGTTGATTTGCGTCAGGCCGCGAAGGGTCGATGTCTTCTTCTCGCGCTGCCGGCTGATCTTGACGGCCTCATCCGCCTTGTCGAGCAGGTAGGTGATATCCTGCTCCGTGAGGCCTTTTATGCCGATGAGGTGGCGGTGGGGAAAGAAGACCATGAACCTGCCTCTTGCTGTGTCACGCGCTCTATAATGAGTGGCGCGGTGAGGGGCAAGCATGTGCTGCCGACAAAGGCTTACGTCCCCATGCAATTTTGTCGTAAATCGGCTAGAGCTGAAGCGGGAAAGCTCGAACTTCCGCTTTCCCTTTGCCGGTCTCTTGCACTAGAAGCGAACCATGACATCCGCTGAAGAAAAACTTGCCGAGCTGAACCAGCCAAGTCTCTGGTCCGGCATCAATGCCTACCGGTCCGATCCGCTGATCGTCGACTTGACGGCGGCGCTGCCGCGCGGCACGCGCGAGGACCTGGAAAACATGGGCCGCTACGTGACCTCGCCGGAGGCACAGGAGCTGGCGCGCATGGCAAACCAGGGTACGCCGCAGCTTCGCACCCATGGCCCGCGCGGCGAGCGTCTGGATGTCGTCGAGTTTCACCCGGCATGGCATGCACTGATGCGCCGCTCGATGTCCGTCGGCCTGCATTCCTCAGTCTGGGATCCACAGGCCGATGCCGACGCCAAGGATCAGGCGCACAAGATCCGTGCGGCCCGCTTTTACCTGACTGCCCAGCTCGAATCCGGCCACCTTTGCCCGCTGACGATGACGAGCGCTTCGGTGGCAGCACTCTCCGCTTCGCCTGCCGTGCAGAAGGATTGGGCGCCGAAGATCCTCTCGCGCAAATATGATTCGTCGAACAAGCCAGCCATGCAGAAATCTGCCGTGACGATCGGCATGGGCATGACGGAAAAGCAGGGCGGCACCGACGTTCGCTCCAACAAGAGCACGGCCGAAAAGGTCAGCGAAGGCATTTACCGCCTGTCGGGCCACAAATGGTTCATGTCGGCGCCGATGAGCGATGCCTTCATCATGCTGGCGCAGACGAAGGAAGGCATGGGCTGCTTCCTGGTTCCGCGCCTGCTGGAAGACGGTTCGGCCAATGGCCTGCGATTCCAGCGCCTCAAGGACAAGGTCGGCAACCGCTCGAACGCCTCCTCCGAAGTCGAGTTCAGCGACACCTTCGGCTTCCTGCTTGGCGGCGCGGATGCAGGCATCCGCACGATCCTCGACATGGTGACGTTGACGCGTCTTGACTGCGCGCTTGCCTCGTCTGGTATCATGCGTGCCTCGCTTGCCGAAGCCGTGCACCACACCCGCGGCCGCACCGTCTTCGGAAAGATGCTCGTCAACCAGCCGATCATGACCCGCGTGCTGGCCGATATGGCGCTCGACGTCGCGGCCGCAACGGCTCTGTCCTTCCGCCTCGCTGATGCTTTCGACAAGGCCCGCGGCAATGCGGAAGAGGCTGCCTACGCCCGCGTCATGACGCCGGTTGCGAAATACTGGTGCTGCAAGATCGCGCCGGCGCTGATCTATGAGGCAATGGAATGCATCGGCGGCAGCGGCTACATCGAGGAACGCCCGATCGCCCGCCACTACCGTGAAGCCCCGGTCAACGCCATCTGGGAAGGCTCGGGCAACGTGATGGCGCTCGATGTGCTGCGTGTGCTGACGCGCGGCAAGGATCTCTTCGAAACGGTGTTCACCGGCCTTGCCCGCGATCTCGGCCCGGCCGGCAAGAAGACGATCGACGTCCTTCGCGCCGCAATGGCGCTTTGCGAACGGGACGAGGGCGCGGCCCGTCTGCTGGTTGAACAGCTTGCGCTCGCCGCCGCTGCTGCCGAACTCTACCGCCTCGGTGCCGGCCGCATCGCCGACGCCTTCATCGAGACGCGCCTCGCAGGCGGCTGGCGCGCGACCTACGGCATGCTCGATTCCCGCTTCGACGCGACCTATATCGTGGACCTGCTCTATCCGCCGGCAGGTTAGGGCAAGATAACAGCCTGGGGTACTTGCGCATGGGTTTGAAATCTCGATCGTGAGGCAGCAGGCCGTGACCGCTGCCACAGTTCGTCCATGGCCTTGCGCTGTGCCCGGCGCTGGATGATCTTGCAGGGCTTCCTCGATGGTTCCTTTCTTCGTCGGCAAGCCTTTGAGGCGCATTGCCTGTTCCCTCCGCTCGTCGTCGGTGTCCACATTGGTTTGCATGTTGGCCGCATGTGTATCTTTGGCCGGATTACGCATTCGTCCATTTCAAACAATATCCCCAGGCTTTCCGAGGCCTGCCCATTGTCGGCAAGCAAAGGGTTGGCTACTCACCGCATAGTGACAGGCTGGGCGATCCGATATGTTGAATGAATGCGCGGTTCTTGAAGCTCTTCCGCAGGCTGCAAGCGAAGCCGATAAGCGCGTCCGCGACCGCGGTGCGACCGAAAAGGCGATCCTCAGGGCGGCCAAGGCGCTGCTCTCGGAAGAGGGGTTCCAGAATTTCGGCATTAACGCGGTTGCCCGCCGGGCCGGATGCGACAAGCAGCTGATCTATCGCTATTATGGCGGCCTGGACGGCCTTGTCGAAGCGATCGGCTCCGATCTCGGCACCTGGGTCAGGGACCGCATTCCGGAAGATACCGGCGGCATGTTTCTGCTCACCTACGGCGATCTCATGGAGCGGCTGGCGTTGCTTTTCCTCCAGGCGCTTCGCGATGACCCGCTGATGCGCCGCATCGTCGCCTGGGAAGTCTCGGAGAATACGGAGCAGGTGAGGCGGCTGGCCGAATCCCGCTCGAAGGCGCTGTCGCAATGGCTGGAGCGCATGAAGGGCTCGCTGGCGCCGCCGAAGGGCGTCGATGCCGCCGCCGTCAACGCAATTCTCATTGCCGCGATTCAGCACCTCGTGCTCTCGGCTTCGGCAGGCGGCCAGTGTGTGGGGCTTGCGCTGAAGACCCCCAAGGATTGGGAAAAAGCCGCAACCGCTTTGAAGCGCATCGTTCGCGGCGTTTACGGCTGACGCGGCTTCGTGTCATCCACAGGCGGCGGCTCGCCCGTTAACCTTAACGAATGGTTTACATTGCACCCTGCGGGTTAACGCGACAGGGTATCCGCAGTCTAAAACTTAGCTGTCGGAATCATGGGAACCAAAGCTGCCAAAGCCATGCTGCTCTTTGCCGCGATGATGTTTTTCGCGGTGCTTGCGCTGGATATCGCCGTGCCTGCACTGGTTTTGAGCGTCATGGCATTGTCGACATGGGCGGTCACTCCCGACGCGTCTTTGAGCCGGCAGGAAGGGGAGGCAGCATGAAGTGGTTCCTGGTCTTCTGGTTGGGACCGATCGCCTTTCTGGGCGGCTGGTACTGGCTTTCCTACTACGACATGAACTTCGGCATCTTCATGCTGACGCGCCAGGTTCATGACCTGACCTTCCAGATTTACGGCGATGTGCTCGGCGTACCGCCAGAAACCATTCCGCCGCTTGTCGCGCGCGCGATCGCTGTCGACAGCCTCGTCGTCTTCGCCATCATAGGCTTTCGCAAGCGCAGCAAGCTCATTGCCTGGTGGAAGGCGCGTCAGGCCTCGAAATCGTCCGATCTGGCGAGCAGCGAGAGCCTGTCCAGCGCCCCCTGAAGAATGAAGCTGGCGGCGGCCGAATCGATCCGCCCGGCACGTTTGGCGCGCGACACATCCATCTCGATCAGCGCCCGTTCCGCCGCAACCGTGGAAAGCCGCTCGTCCCAATAGACAAAAGGCAGGGCCGTCTTTTGCTCCATGTTGCGCACGAAGGCTCTCGTCGCCTGAACGCGCGGACCGGCCGAGCCATCCATGTTCATCGGCAGCCCGATGACGAAACCGGAGACTTTTTCCTTCGCGGCAAAAGCAAGTAGCACTTCGGCGTCAATCGTGAACTTCTGCCGTTTGATGACCGGCCGCGGCGTTGCGAAGCGCCGCCCGAGATCGGACATCGCAAGGCCGATCGTCTTTGTGCCAAGATCAAGTCCGGCGATCGCCTGTCCGGACCGCAACACAGCCGCCAGTTCCTCGATCGTCAGCACCGTCATCGTCGTTCATCCCGTCAAAAGAAATTGAAGCATTGGCCGCTTTTCTTTGTGGCCATACCGGATATGTCCTTAGCATCCAATTCCGCTTTTGCATCACGTATTAAGGAGCGATTCCATGAAGATCACCTGGCTCGGCCATTCCGCCTTCCGCATCGAGACGAATGCGGCAAAGATACTGATTGATCCGTTTCTCACCCACAACCCGTCCTTCGCCGGTCAGGACATTAAGCAGGTTGCAAGCGGCATCACCCATATCCTCCTGACGCACGGCCATGGCGACCATGTCGGCGATACCATTTCGCTTGCCCGCGAGACGGGGGCCGTTGTGCTCGCCAATGCAGATCTCGCCGCCTGGCTCGGCTCCAAAGGCGTCGAGAGGATCGAGATGGGAAACACGGGCGGCACGGTTTCGCTCGGAAGTTTCACCGCCACCTTCACCAACGCGCTCCACTCCTCCGCCCAGATTACCGAGGACGGCGTCTCCCATGCGCTCGGCAATCCGAATGGCCTGATGCTGCACTTCGACGACGAGGCAAGCCTGCTCCACATGGGCGATACCGACATCTTCTCCGACATGGCGCTCCTCAATGAACTGCACCAGCCGGACATCGGCATCGTGCCGATCGGCGACCGCTTCACCATGGGCGGTGCCGTCGCAGCACTCGCCTGCCGGCGTTACTTCAATTTCAAGACCGCAATCCCCTGCCACTACGGCACCTTCCCGATCATCGACCAGACGCCGGATAAATTCGTCTCCGGAATGGAAGGCTCGAAGACGCAGGTGAAGGCGCCGAAGCAGGGCGAGACGCTGTCCATCTGAGCAAAACGCCGTTGCACTGGGCGGATATGGCCTTTATAGCGGGTGGGAAATTTCCCATTCGGAGAATGCCATGTCCGTCGATCTTGCCACCGTTAAGCGCGTCGCGCACCTTGCCCGTATTGCCGTTTCGCAAGAAGAGGCAAATCGCATGGTCGGCGAGCTGAATGGCATCCTCGGTTTCGTCGAACAGCTTTCCGAGGTGAATGTCGAAGGCGTCGAGCCGATGACCTCTGTCACGCCGATGGCGATGAAAAAGCGGAAGGACGAGGTCACCGACGGCAGCAAGGCCGAGGACATCGTCGCCAATGCGCCGGTCAGCGACCACAATTTCTTCCTGGTGCCGAAAGTCGTCGAATAAGCCCAGCGCTTTTTCCGACCACGTTGCCAATTCAAAAATCCGAGCGAACACGATGAGCGAACTCACCAGCCTGACCATTGCCGAATCCCGCGAAAAGCTGCGCGCCAAGGAGATCACCGCAACCGAACTGACGGAAGCCTATATTTCGGCTATCGATGCGGCCAACGACCGGCTGAACGCCTATATCAAAGTCACGCCCGATCTCGCCCGCGTCATGGCAAAGAAATCCGACGAGCGCATCGCCGCAGGCCAGGCCGGCGATCTCGAAGGAATCCCCCTCGGCATCAAGGACCTCTTTGCGACCGTTGGCGTCCACACCCAGGCCTGCAGCCACATCCTCGACGGCTTCGAGCCGCGCTACGAATCGACCGTCACCCAGAACCTTTGGGACGACGGCGCCGTCATGCTCGGCAAGCTGAACATGGACGAGTTCGCCATGGGCTCCTCCAACGAGACCTCGCACTACGGCGCGGTCATCAATCCGTGGCGTGCGGCGGGCTCGAACCAGCAGCTCGTTCCGGGCGGCTCTTCCGGCGGCTCGGCGGCGGCGGTTGCTGCCCATCTTTGCGCCGGCGCCACCGCCACCGATACCGGCGGTTCGATCCGCCAGCCGGCCGCCTTTACCGGCACCGTCGGCATCAAGCCGACCTATGGCCGCTGCTCGCGCTGGGGCACGGTCGCCTTCGCATCCTCGCTCGATCAGGCCGGCCCGATCGCCCGCGACGTGCGCGATGCCGCGATCCTGTTGAAGTCGATGGCAAGTGTCGATGCGAAGGATACGACCTCCGTCGACCTGCCGGTGCCGGATTACGAAGCCTCGCTCGGCAAGTCGCTGAAGGGCATGAAGATTGGCATTCCAAACGAATACCGCGTCGACGGAATGCCCGAAGAAATCGAGACCCTCTGGCAGCAGGGCGTCGCCTGGCTGAAGGACGCCGGCGCCGAGATCGTCAACATCTCGCTGCCGCATACCAAATACGCGCTGCCGGCCTATTACATCGTGGCTCCGGCCGAAGCCTCCTCGAACCTCGCCCGCTACGACGGCGTGCGCTACGGCTTGCGCGTCGACGGCAAGGATATCGTCGACATGTACGAGAAGACCCGCGCCGCGGGCTTCGGCAACGAAGTCAAACGCCGCATCATGATCGGCACCTACGTGCTGTCGGCCGGCTACTACGACGCCTATTACCTGCGCGCCCAGAAGGTCCGCACGCTGATCAAGCGGGACTTCGAACTCGCCTTCGACGCCGGCGTCGACGCTATCCTGACGCCCGCCACCCCGTCCTCGGCCTTCGGCATCGCCGACGAGAACCTCGCCTCCGACCCGGTCAAGATGTACTTGAACGACATCTTCACCGTGACGGTCAACATGGCAGGCCTCCCGGGCATCGCCGTGCCTGCCGGCCTCGACCACAAAGGTCTGCCGCTCGGCCTCCAGCTCATCGGCAAGCCCTTCGATGAAGAGACCCTCTTCAAGACCGCGCATGTCATCGAACAGGCCGCGGGCAAGTTCACGCCGGCGAAGTGGTGGTAACGGGCTCATCATCTGCAAAGTGACGGCTTCCGATAAGATGCATCTTGAGAGGTGCTCAGTCGTCAACAGCTGCGGCGCGAGGAGGCGTCATGGACAAGACAGATCTCGCGCCGTTGATCCAGGCATTCGACCGTCTCGCGGCCGGCGGTTTTCACATGGGCGCAGACTGGCAGGCCGTGCATGAAATCTGCCAGGCGAACGAGGGTGAAAAGCCCTTCGACTGGGGTCATGCCCTTTGCCATCGCATCGAAGGCGACGACTGGAATGCTGATTACTGGTACCGACGCGCGGGTAAGAGGCGCGCAGCCGGTACCGTGGCCAAAGAGTGGTCGGCGATGAGGGCCGAGCTTTCGGCGCAGCTCTAACATCGCCCCCAAGGCCACGCGCCGATCACGACATGCGGCTTGGATGGTGCTGCGAAACTATCGATTATCCTGCTCGGCTCTTACCAGCACCAAACCGCGCTCCGTGATGCGGTAGGGCTTACCGCTCGAAGATTTGATCGCCTTCTTCTGTTTGAGTTTGCGGAAGGTGATCAGGTCAAGGCCGGAGAATACCCAGCCTTCGCGGGTATAGAGCTGCAGTTTTTCGATCTTTTTCCTTTCGTCGCGTGTGATTTCGATGCGGCCGCCCTGGGCCAATAGGTGCAGAATGCGCTGCTCCGTGCGGGAAATGTCCATTTGAATGTTGATCCGGTCTTCGCGCCGAAAAAGCGCGTAAAAAAACGATCCGGCGTCAAAGGCGAGCGCCGGGGCTTCGTTTTTTTCTGGCCCATGCGCGCAAGCAGGCTTGCAGGCAGGGCCTTTAGCGGGTCTGAGAGTGGCTCAACATAAGGACTTGGTAGCTCGCCTCGAACAGGAGGTCAAGCAGGCGCCGGGCTTGCGAAAATCGGCTGATAACGATGGCGCGAGCGCGCAAATCATTGGAAAACCCACCGATTCGGTGTTCTACTGAAAGCGTTGAGCGGAGGTGCCATTGATCCACATTCGCAATGCCCGCGAGGGCGAAGCGGACCTTTTGAGTGAGATCGGCCTCAGAGCCTGGCAAAAGGCGATGACGGCAATGGGCGAGTCGGACGCGCTGCTGGATGCGGCGCGCAGTGCTTTCGTCAATTTTACGCAAGGCACATGGTTGACGATCACGGTGATCGAGCTCAACGGTATTGTTGCCGGCTGGGCGGCGCGCGAACACCTGGACGAGACAATATCCGATTTCTGGATCGATCCGGCCTATACCCGCCAGGGCCTCGGCTCTGCGCTTCTGGAAGAGATCGAAAAGGACATTGCCGAGCAGGGTTTCGCGAAGGCGGCAATGCAGACGCATTCGGGAAATACCGAGGCGATCAGCTTTTTCCAGAAACACGGTTACGCCATCCACTGGCTTTCAATCGCCTATAATCCGAAGCTCGACCGCGACGTACCATCGGTCGGATTGGCGAAGGACCTGGAAACCGAGGGCGACGGCATTTACGGGCCTGGCTCTAGCTTCTGACTGACGTGCCGAAAGCCTTGCACCGGCAGACCATTTCCTTTACCTCACCAGTTGAAAAGAACAGCCTCCAAAGAGCATCAAATGACCATTGTCGACGTTCGCACGCCTGATCCGAAACGCTTCATTCCCGGCGCCACCGGCGATTGGGAAGTCATCATCGGCATGGAAGTCCATGCGCAGGTGCTGTCGAATGCGAAGCTCTTCTCCGGCGCCTCGACGGAATTCGGCAAGCCGCAAAATTCAAACGTCTCGCTCGTCGATGCCGCCATGCCCGGCATGCTGCCGGTCATCAACGAGGAATGCGTCAAGCAGGCGGTGCGCACCGGCCTCGGTCTGAAAGCTCAGATCAACAAACGTTCGGTCTTCGACCGCAAGAACTATTTCTATCCCGACCTGCCGCAGGGCTATCAGATCTCGCAGTACAAGGATCCGATCGTCGGCGAAGGCACGATCGTCATTTCGCTTGGTCCTGACCGCCAAGGCCAGTTCGAGGATATCGAGATCGGCATCGAGCGCCTGCATCTGGAACAGGATGCCGGCAAGTCGATGCACGACCAGCATGCGACGATGTCCTACGTCGACCTCAACCGCTCCGGCGTCGCGCTGATGGAAATCGTCTCGAAGCCCGATATGCGCTCGTCGGACGAGGCGAAGGCCTACATGACGAAACTCCGCTCGATCGTGCGATATCTCGGCACCTGCGACGGCAACATGGACGAAGGCTCGATGCGCGCCGACGTCAACGTCTCCGTTCGCCGCCCCGGCGAGCCCTTCGGCACGCGCTGCGAGATCAAGAACGTCAATTCCATCCGCTTCATCGGCCAGGCGATTGAATACGAAGCCCGCCGCCAGATCGGCATCCTGGAGGACGGCGGTACGATCGATCAGGAAACCCGCCTTTTCGACGCGAACAAGGGCGAAACGCGCTCCATGCGTTCCAAGGAAGAAGCGCATGATTATCGCTACTTCCCCGATCCGGACCTGCTGCCGCTCGAATTCGACGATGGCTTCATCAAGGATCTTGCAGCCCACCTGCCGGAGCTGCCGGATGACAAGAAGGAGCGCTTCGTCCGCGAACTCGGCCTTTCGGTCTACGACGCTTCGGTGCTGGTCTCCGAAAAGGCGATTGCCGATTATTTCGAGGCCGTGGCCGAAGGCCGCGACGGCAAGACGGCTGCAAACTGGGTCATCAACGACCTGCTCGGCGCCTTGAACAGGACCGGCAAGGACATCGAAGAGACGCCGGTTTCGCCGGCTCAGCTGGGCGCGATCATCGATCTCATTAAGGCCGAGACCATCTCCGGCAAGATCGCCAAGGACCTCTTCGAGATCGTGCTCAACGAAGGGGGCGATCCGGTTGAGATCGTCGAAGCCCGCGGCATGAAGCAGGTGACCGATACCGGCGCCATTGAAAAGGCCGTCGACGAGATCATCGCCGCCAACCCGGATCAGGTGGCCAAGGCTCAGGCAAAGCCGACGCTTGCCGGCTGGTTCGTCGGCCAGGTGATGAAGGCAACCGGCGGCAAGGCCAATCCGCAGGCCGTCCAGGCGCTCGTCAAGACCAAGCTCGGAATCGAGGAGTAGGGCCGTGTATTTCGTGCGCACGGCAAGCGAGCGGGACCTCGACAAGGTCCGCGCCCTGCTGGTCGAGGCGTTTCGTTCCGCCTATGCCGATCTCTATGGCGAGGCGAAGGTAAGCGAGCTGATCGCGCACCTGTTTTCTCCGGCAGCGCTCCAGGCGCGGCTGGCGAAGAAGAACGCGGAATTCCTCGTCGCCGACAACGGCAAGGCCGTGGGCGGCATTGGCTATGCCGCCATGTCGGACGAGAGGACGAAGACGGTTATGCTGCATTTGCTTTACGTGCGGCCGTCGCTGCATCGCCAAGGCATCGGACGACAAATCTTCGCCGAGCTCGAGACCTGCTTTCCGGATGCAGAGATCATGCGTCTGGAGGTCGAGCCAAGGAACGAAAAGGCGATTGCCTTCTATCACGCGCACGGTTTTACCGACGCCGGCCGCAACGAAAACGACGGACCGGGCCAATCGGGGATCGCGACGCTGGTCCTCGAAAAGCAGCTCGACACCCATTGAACCGGTAACGATGGCCAAAGTTGAGATCCGCAAGGCACGCGAAGGCGGCCTTTCAGATAGGTGGCGACATGCGCTGCAACGCAACTGGTGCGCAGATGATCGAATTGATGTCGGCGATGCAAAAGGCCGCGGCCTTTTGCATCTGCAATTGATCTCCAAAACCAAGCGCCGGATGCGCATCGTTTCTCCAAGCGCCTCAGTTTCAAGCCGTCGCATTTGGGCTTCAAGATGCCCCTGAAATGAGGTTTCGCCGATGGGAATCGCTGGACAATCCAGCGTTCCGGCGGCATAAGCGAAGAACGAATTCCAGTCCCGCTCGCCTTCGGCAAGCACAAGGAAAAGACATGAAGAACCTTCTTTTGCAAATCTTCACCTGGTGGAACGGCCAGACGCTGGGCACCCGTTTTGCGACCTGGCGTTTCGGCAAGCGCGTCGGTGAGGATGAATTCGGCAACGTCTACTATGAAGGCGGCATGTCCTCCTACGGCCTGCCGAAGCGCTGGGTGATCTACAAGGGATATGCCGAAGCCTCCGCCATCCCCCCGGGCTGGCACGGCTGGATGCACCACCGCACTGATGTTCCGCCGTCGAAGGAAAGCTACGTTGCCAAGGAATGGCAGAAGACGCACCGTCCGAACCTCACCGGCTCTGCGCAGGCGTACCGCCCGCCGGGCTCGCTTGCCGTTGCCGGCGAACGTCCGAGGGTGACCGGCGACTACGACGCCTGGACGCCCGGCAACTGATGTCGCTCTGCCAGGCGAGCCGTCCGGCCCCGCTTTTGGCCACAATTGACCTTTACCCGCAGGTTGGTCGCAGGAACTGCGGCCTTGATCTGAAATGCGCTGGAGACGGGTAGATATGACGCTTTTCACGCGGAATCATGTCCTGCGTGCTGCCGGGTTTGCCCTGGCGCTTGGTTCTTCCTTCTTGCCGCAGGCGGCGTCTGCCGCACGCATCGACAATCCCGTTGCCGTCTTCTCCGGCCTCGACAAAATTACCGGCCGCATCACCACCTTCGACGTCTATGTCAACGAGACCGTGCAGTTCGGCGCGCTTCAAGTCACGCCGAAGGCCTGCTATTCGCGCGACCAGGCGGAAGCCCAGAAGATCGACGGGTTCGTCGAAGTCGACGAGATCACCCTCGACCGAAAGATCCGGCGCATCTTCACCGGCTGGATGTTCGCAGACAGCCCCGGCCTCAACGCTGTGGAACACCCGATTTATGACGTCTGGCTGAAGGACTGCAAGGCGCAGTCCGAGGTGCCGGCGCCCGAAGGCGCGGCGAAGTAGCGTTCCATGTCATGAGCAGCGTCGTAGCCATCCTCGTCCGTCGAGGCTACGCCGTATGGGCTTCCGCCAGCACCGATATTTTCCAAGCGCCGACGCCGTGAGAAGCCGTCACCCTGAGGCGAGAGCGAAGCGACCCTCAAAGGGCGAGGGCGGGCGCGGGAAAGACGCTTGCCGCAGCCTCAAAACTTCAGGTGCGGTGAATCCATCGCCGCGGCGAGCATCACCGCATAGTCGTCCTTGGGCACGTCGATGGCGCCGAAGGTCTTCAGATGCTCGGTGGTGAATTGCGTGTCGAGCAGGGTGAAGTCCCTGTCGCGCA
It includes:
- a CDS encoding aspartate carbamoyltransferase catalytic subunit; amino-acid sequence: MVFFPHRHLIGIKGLTEQDITYLLDKADEAVKISRQREKKTSTLRGLTQINLFFEASTRTQASFELAGKRLGADVMNMSVGNSSVKKGETLIDTAMTLNAMRPDVLVIRHSSAGAAALLAQKVSCSVVNAGDGQHEHPTQALLDALTIRRAKGRLSRIIVAICGDVLHSRVARSNILLLNAMGARVRVVAPATLLPAGIAEMGVEVFHSMKEGLKDAEVVMMLRLQRERMSGAFVPSVREYFHFYGLDAETLKAAKDDALVMHPGPMNRGVEISSEVADGPQSVIAEQVEMGVAVRMAVMETLLVSQNRGPRA
- a CDS encoding DUF6105 family protein; protein product: MKWFLVFWLGPIAFLGGWYWLSYYDMNFGIFMLTRQVHDLTFQIYGDVLGVPPETIPPLVARAIAVDSLVVFAIIGFRKRSKLIAWWKARQASKSSDLASSESLSSAP
- the gatC gene encoding Asp-tRNA(Asn)/Glu-tRNA(Gln) amidotransferase subunit GatC → MSVDLATVKRVAHLARIAVSQEEANRMVGELNGILGFVEQLSEVNVEGVEPMTSVTPMAMKKRKDEVTDGSKAEDIVANAPVSDHNFFLVPKVVE
- a CDS encoding acyl-CoA dehydrogenase family protein — translated: MTSAEEKLAELNQPSLWSGINAYRSDPLIVDLTAALPRGTREDLENMGRYVTSPEAQELARMANQGTPQLRTHGPRGERLDVVEFHPAWHALMRRSMSVGLHSSVWDPQADADAKDQAHKIRAARFYLTAQLESGHLCPLTMTSASVAALSASPAVQKDWAPKILSRKYDSSNKPAMQKSAVTIGMGMTEKQGGTDVRSNKSTAEKVSEGIYRLSGHKWFMSAPMSDAFIMLAQTKEGMGCFLVPRLLEDGSANGLRFQRLKDKVGNRSNASSEVEFSDTFGFLLGGADAGIRTILDMVTLTRLDCALASSGIMRASLAEAVHHTRGRTVFGKMLVNQPIMTRVLADMALDVAAATALSFRLADAFDKARGNAEEAAYARVMTPVAKYWCCKIAPALIYEAMECIGGSGYIEERPIARHYREAPVNAIWEGSGNVMALDVLRVLTRGKDLFETVFTGLARDLGPAGKKTIDVLRAAMALCERDEGAARLLVEQLALAAAAAELYRLGAGRIADAFIETRLAGGWRATYGMLDSRFDATYIVDLLYPPAG
- the gatA gene encoding Asp-tRNA(Asn)/Glu-tRNA(Gln) amidotransferase subunit GatA, with amino-acid sequence MSELTSLTIAESREKLRAKEITATELTEAYISAIDAANDRLNAYIKVTPDLARVMAKKSDERIAAGQAGDLEGIPLGIKDLFATVGVHTQACSHILDGFEPRYESTVTQNLWDDGAVMLGKLNMDEFAMGSSNETSHYGAVINPWRAAGSNQQLVPGGSSGGSAAAVAAHLCAGATATDTGGSIRQPAAFTGTVGIKPTYGRCSRWGTVAFASSLDQAGPIARDVRDAAILLKSMASVDAKDTTSVDLPVPDYEASLGKSLKGMKIGIPNEYRVDGMPEEIETLWQQGVAWLKDAGAEIVNISLPHTKYALPAYYIVAPAEASSNLARYDGVRYGLRVDGKDIVDMYEKTRAAGFGNEVKRRIMIGTYVLSAGYYDAYYLRAQKVRTLIKRDFELAFDAGVDAILTPATPSSAFGIADENLASDPVKMYLNDIFTVTVNMAGLPGIAVPAGLDHKGLPLGLQLIGKPFDEETLFKTAHVIEQAAGKFTPAKWW
- a CDS encoding transposase yields the protein MGTKAAKAMLLFAAMMFFAVLALDIAVPALVLSVMALSTWAVTPDASLSRQEGEAA
- the ruvX gene encoding Holliday junction resolvase RuvX, which translates into the protein MTVLTIEELAAVLRSGQAIAGLDLGTKTIGLAMSDLGRRFATPRPVIKRQKFTIDAEVLLAFAAKEKVSGFVIGLPMNMDGSAGPRVQATRAFVRNMEQKTALPFVYWDERLSTVAAERALIEMDVSRAKRAGRIDSAAASFILQGALDRLSLLARSDDFEA
- a CDS encoding TetR/AcrR family transcriptional regulator gives rise to the protein MLNECAVLEALPQAASEADKRVRDRGATEKAILRAAKALLSEEGFQNFGINAVARRAGCDKQLIYRYYGGLDGLVEAIGSDLGTWVRDRIPEDTGGMFLLTYGDLMERLALLFLQALRDDPLMRRIVAWEVSENTEQVRRLAESRSKALSQWLERMKGSLAPPKGVDAAAVNAILIAAIQHLVLSASAGGQCVGLALKTPKDWEKAATALKRIVRGVYG
- a CDS encoding YjhX family toxin, with the protein product MDISRTEQRILHLLAQGGRIEITRDERKKIEKLQLYTREGWVFSGLDLITFRKLKQKKAIKSSSGKPYRITERGLVLVRAEQDNR
- a CDS encoding metal-dependent hydrolase produces the protein MKITWLGHSAFRIETNAAKILIDPFLTHNPSFAGQDIKQVASGITHILLTHGHGDHVGDTISLARETGAVVLANADLAAWLGSKGVERIEMGNTGGTVSLGSFTATFTNALHSSAQITEDGVSHALGNPNGLMLHFDDEASLLHMGDTDIFSDMALLNELHQPDIGIVPIGDRFTMGGAVAALACRRYFNFKTAIPCHYGTFPIIDQTPDKFVSGMEGSKTQVKAPKQGETLSI